CTAAGCTTCTCCACTTTAAAGGAATTGAACCATGCGTATTGTTGCCGGCTCCTTAAAAGGAAGGCGTCTATTGACGCCGCAAAATAAATTGATACGCCCTACTTCCGACCGTGTCCGAGAGAACTTATTTAATATTTTGGGCGTCCGGGTTATAGACACCCATTTTTTGGATTTATATAGCGGTGTCGGTGCTTGCGGTATTGAAGCCTTGAGCCGTGGCGCCGCTCACGCGACCTTCATCGATAATGCGCCGGAAGCCTTGAAGTTGGTGCGGAGAAATTTGGAAAAGTGCGATGTCGCCATACAAGCCATGGTGATTCAAGCCCATTTACCTGACGGGCTTCCCCGTTCCATGCCGCCTTTTTCCATCATCTTTGCAGATCCGCCCTATGCCGATGATCAACAGGAACGCTTGCTGGAAGCGATTGCAGAACGGAACTTATTGCTTCCCGACGGCAGGATCATTATAGAAAGCGGACGCCGTGATCCCTTGCCGGAGCAGGCAGCGTGCTATCGACGTGTTGATCAGCGTATCTATGGAGAAAGTTGTCTTTCTTTTTTTGCTTGACACAGGATATAGTATTTGGTATCCTATGCTTACAGTATTGCATACAACATATTGTTGCGTGTGAAAGAAGTTGAACGAAGGTGCAACCCATGTAAGCGCCGGTCATGGCTACATGATAAGGAAGACCAAAATATGCGGTGTCCCTTTTGCTCTTTTGAGGACAGCAAAGTAGTTGATTCACGTGTATCGAAAGATGGTGAAGCAACCCGTCGTCGTCGTGAATGTATCCACTGTGCACGCCGCTTTACGACCTATGAACGTATCGAAGAAGTGGCGCAAATGGTCGTGAAAAAGGACGGGCGCAGAGAGAATTTCGACCGCTGGAAATTAAAAGCGGGCATTATGAAGGCTGTTCAAAAGCGCGCTGTCAGTGTTGAACAGGTGGACGCCCTAATTAACGACATTGAACGGGAGCTTTTTAACGGCGGCGAACGTGAAGTATCGACGGAGCTCTTGGGCGAAGCAGTCGTCAATCGGCTCAGACAGCTTGATGAAGTGGCGTACGTACGCTTTGCGTCTGTCTATCGTGAGTTTCGCGATGTAAGCGAATTTATGTCGGAGTTGCAGGGGATGATGCCTCGTTCCGGTAAAACACGTGGTACCGGGAAAACGGGTCGTCCAGTGATTCGGCGAGAGCAATAAACAAAGGAGAAAAGCCATGGCCATCACTATTTTGATAGTGGATGATGAACCCGATGTTGTTGAGTTTTTAGAGACAACATTAAAAGCAGAAA
This genomic window from Candidatus Hydrogenedentota bacterium contains:
- the rsmD gene encoding 16S rRNA (guanine(966)-N(2))-methyltransferase RsmD; this encodes MRIVAGSLKGRRLLTPQNKLIRPTSDRVRENLFNILGVRVIDTHFLDLYSGVGACGIEALSRGAAHATFIDNAPEALKLVRRNLEKCDVAIQAMVIQAHLPDGLPRSMPPFSIIFADPPYADDQQERLLEAIAERNLLLPDGRIIIESGRRDPLPEQAACYRRVDQRIYGESCLSFFA
- the nrdR gene encoding transcriptional repressor NrdR — its product is MRCPFCSFEDSKVVDSRVSKDGEATRRRRECIHCARRFTTYERIEEVAQMVVKKDGRRENFDRWKLKAGIMKAVQKRAVSVEQVDALINDIERELFNGGEREVSTELLGEAVVNRLRQLDEVAYVRFASVYREFRDVSEFMSELQGMMPRSGKTRGTGKTGRPVIRREQ